The following DNA comes from Chryseobacterium gallinarum.
GTAGGTAACATTTCTTTTTCAATGTATGCCAAAGCCTGGGAAACGTTCATTTTCATTTGGAAAATAGCTCTGTAAATCTTTTGAATTTCAAAAATTTTCTCATTGGAAAAACCTCTTCTTCTTAAACCAACAGAATTGATTCCTGCATAAGAGATAGGATCTCTGGCCACTTTCACATAAGGAGGAATATCTTTTCTGATCAAAGATCCGCCGGATATCATGGTATGTTTTCCGATTTTACCAAACTGCTGAACGGCAGATAATCCGCCCATTACGGTAAAATCCCCGATTTCCACATGTCCGGCAATACCGCAGCCATTCGCAATAATCACGTTATCTCCTATGATACAGTCGTGAGCGACATGCGAAGTTGCCATGATAAGGCAATTGCTTCCTACTTTTGTATATCCTAATGCCTTGGTTCCTCTGTTTACCGTTACACATTCTCTCAGAGTTGTATTATCACCAATGATTGTCTGTGTATCTTCTCCATCAAATTTTAAGTCCTGAGGAATGGCAGAAATAACTGTTCCCGGAAAGATTTTGCAATCTCTTCCAATTCTCGCTCCGTCCATGATGGTAACGTTGGGGCCTATCCATGTTCCTTCTCCAATTTCTACGTCCCCTGCAATTGTTGTAAAAGGTTCTACAATTACATTTTTGCTGATTTTTGCGCGTTTATCTACGGCTGCTAATTGATGAATCATTTAATCAACTTTATTTTTTGCAACTTGAGCCATTAGCTCTGCTTCTACTGCTACTGTATCTCCTACATATCCGTATCCCTGCATATGAACGATACCTCTTCTGATCGGCTCTATCAATTCAATTTTGAAAATAATGGTATCTCCCGGAACTACTTTTCTTTTGAATTTTACTTTATCGATTTTAATAAAATAAGTAGAATAGTTTTCAGGATCCGGAACACTTGCCAGTACCAGAATACCTCCCGTCTGTGCCAGCGCTTCCACCTGAAGAACTCCAGGCATTACAGGCTCCTTAGGAAAATGCCCTACGAAGAAAGGCTCATTCATTGTCACATTTTTCAAACCTACAACATGAGAATCAGAAAGTTCAAGGACTTTATCAATCAATAAGAATGGAGGCCTGTGAGGCATAAGCTTCATAATGCCGTTGATATCAAATACCGGCTCTTTGGTTAAATCAAAATCCGGAACGTTTTTCTTTTTCTGCAATTTCCACTGACGGTTTAATTTTTTTGCAAACTGAGTATTTACATAATGCCCGGGTTTGTTGGCAATAACCTTTCCTTTTATTTTCACTCCGGCCAGAGCTAAATCACCGATTACATCAAGTAATTTATGTCTTGCCGCTTCATTCGGATAGTTTAAATTTAAATTATCCAATATCCCGTTAGGTCTGATAGAAACATTATCTTTCCCAAATGCTTTTTTCAGTTTTTCTGTAGTTTCCGGAGTAAGGTCTTTATCTACATAGACAATGGCATTGGAAATATCTCCTCCTTTGATTAATCCGTGATCTAAAAGCATTTCCAGCTCGTGCAGGAAACTAAAGGTTCTTGCAGAAGAAATTTCGTCTTTAAATTCGGAAATATTTTTTAGGGTGGCATTTTGGGTTCCCAGCACTTTAGTGCCAAAATCTACCATTGTTGTTACTTCGTAAGTATCTGAAGGAATAATTGTGATCTCCGAACCGGTTGCCGGGTCACTGTACGTAAGAACTTCTTTAATTACCAGATATTCTCTGGCTACATTTTGATCCACTACCCCAACGCTTTCGATCGCTTCTACGAAGAATTTCGAGGATCCGTCTAAAATCGGGGGTTCGGAAGCATCCATTTCTAAAATTGCGTTATCAATATCGCAACCTACTAAAGCTGCCAGGAGATGCTCACAAGTTGTAATCTTTACTC
Coding sequences within:
- the lpxA gene encoding acyl-ACP--UDP-N-acetylglucosamine O-acyltransferase translates to MIHQLAAVDKRAKISKNVIVEPFTTIAGDVEIGEGTWIGPNVTIMDGARIGRDCKIFPGTVISAIPQDLKFDGEDTQTIIGDNTTLRECVTVNRGTKALGYTKVGSNCLIMATSHVAHDCIIGDNVIIANGCGIAGHVEIGDFTVMGGLSAVQQFGKIGKHTMISGGSLIRKDIPPYVKVARDPISYAGINSVGLRRRGFSNEKIFEIQKIYRAIFQMKMNVSQALAYIEKEMLPTAERDEILQFIQNSPRGIVKGYGTSKDSN
- a CDS encoding bifunctional UDP-3-O-[3-hydroxymyristoyl] N-acetylglucosamine deacetylase/3-hydroxyacyl-ACP dehydratase, whose amino-acid sequence is MSDMQKTLQQEVTLSGIGLHTGREVKLTIKPAKENTGFVFVRTDLEGSPQVEADVNYVVATERGTTLEKLGVKITTCEHLLAALVGCDIDNAILEMDASEPPILDGSSKFFVEAIESVGVVDQNVAREYLVIKEVLTYSDPATGSEITIIPSDTYEVTTMVDFGTKVLGTQNATLKNISEFKDEISSARTFSFLHELEMLLDHGLIKGGDISNAIVYVDKDLTPETTEKLKKAFGKDNVSIRPNGILDNLNLNYPNEAARHKLLDVIGDLALAGVKIKGKVIANKPGHYVNTQFAKKLNRQWKLQKKKNVPDFDLTKEPVFDINGIMKLMPHRPPFLLIDKVLELSDSHVVGLKNVTMNEPFFVGHFPKEPVMPGVLQVEALAQTGGILVLASVPDPENYSTYFIKIDKVKFKRKVVPGDTIIFKIELIEPIRRGIVHMQGYGYVGDTVAVEAELMAQVAKNKVD